In Engraulis encrasicolus isolate BLACKSEA-1 chromosome 15, IST_EnEncr_1.0, whole genome shotgun sequence, the following proteins share a genomic window:
- the LOC134463795 gene encoding uncharacterized protein LOC134463795: MGVKAVKSHMDSNSHQTKMRGRNSQLPLSLFCAGTSATPTSIAPSTSSTVTTSTAAGTSTSPAPINSIPNQLLSTTATLQAEVLWCLDLASKHHSFNSNDGIAELFVKMFPDSQIAKSFALAKDKTGYMIKFGIAPYFKRQLVEAINRAGPYVLMFDESLNQSSKKKQLDIHIRFLEDGCVQSRYFGSQFLGHGRADDLLLHIKECIGQLNMRQLLSVGMDGPNVNFKLLDLLQREYAELNGGAQVLVVGSCGLHTLHNAMKAGFTVWQIEKFLRALHFLFHNVPARREDYTNTTGSTCFPLSFCGHRWVENVPVAERALEVWPMVQAYVSAAEEKKVQKPNTASYDTILAAREDPLLVPKLQFFISIARGFNPFLHKYQTDEPVLPFLAKDLTELLLSLLRRFIKRELLQDQTPLQLIKLDISDEKNWVSLRRVDIGLGAESAIKVMSSFSNSPLLSQIASEMRNSCPSSPSASAWMSSSIRNSAHPTLTC, from the exons ATGGGTGTGAAGGCAGTGAAGTCTCATATGGATTCAAATAGCCACCAGACAAAGATGCGCGGACGAAACTCGCAGCTACCGCTGTCACTGTTTTGCGCCGGGACTAGTGCTACACCGACCTCCATTGCCCCCTCAACCTCCAGCACCGTGACCACATCTACCGCCGCCGGTACCTCAACCTCACCTGCTCCCATCAACAGCATTCCGAATCAACTGCTCTCCACCACCGCCACACTGCAGGCCGAGGTACTGTGGTGTCTAGATTTGGCTTCGAAACACCACTCCTTCAACTCCAATGACGGCATTGCAGAGCTATTTGTCAAGATGTTCCCCGACTCCCAAATTGCCAAATCCTTCGCTTTGGCCAAGGACAAGACCGGCTACATGATAAAATTTGGGATCGCCCCATATTTCAAGAGGCAACTAGTCGAGGCCATAAATCGTGCCGGCCCTTACGTGCTGATGTTTGACGAGAGTTTAAACCAATcgtccaaaaaaaaacaactggacATTCACATTCGGTTTTTGGAGGATGGGTGCGTTCAGTCGCGATATTTTGGCTCACAATTCCTGGGACATGGAAGAGCTGATGATCTGTTGCTGCACATCAAA GAATGCATTGGCCAACTCAACATGAGGCAGCTCCTCTCAGTTGGGATGGATGGGCCCAATGTAAATTTTAAACTCCTTGATCTCCTTCAAAGGGAGTACGCTGAGCTCAATGGAGGTGCCCAAGTTCTGGTGGTTGGGAGCTGTGGACTCCACACTCTCCACAATGCCATGAAGGCCGGATTTACAGTGTGGCAAATCGAGAAGTTCCTGCGTGCACTCCATTTCCTCTTTCATAACGTGCCTGCCCGGAGAGAGGACTACACCAACACCACTGGATCTACCtgctttcccctctctttctgtggcCACAGATGGGTCGAAAATGTGCCAGTCGCTGAGAGAGCCCTCGAAGTTTGGCCGATGGTTCAGGCATATGTCAGTGCTGCAGAAGAGAAGAAGGTTCAAAAACCGAACACGGCCTCGTACGACACCATCCTGGCAGCAAGAGAGGATCCACTGCTAGTACCAAAGCTGCAGTTCTTCATCTCCATTGCAAGAGGTTTCAACCCTTTTCTTCACAAGTATCAGACAGATGAGCCCGTGTTGCCTTTTTTGGCTAAAGATTTAACTGAGCTTCTGTTG AGTTTACTTCGGCGATTCATCAAAAGGGAGCTCCTACAGGACCAAACCCCCTTGCAACTCATTAAGTTGGACATCTCTGATGAGAAGAACTGGGTCTCCCTCAGAAGGGTGGACATAGGCTTGGGAGCGGAATCAGCCATCAAG GTGATGTCATCATTCAGCAATTCACCTCTTTTGTCTCAGATAGCGTCAGAGATGAGGAATTCGTGTCCTTCCAGCCCCTCAGCCAGCGCCTGGATGTCTTCCTCCATTCGAAACTCCGCACATCCCACCCTGACCTGCTGA